A genomic window from Sporohalobacter salinus includes:
- a CDS encoding S41 family peptidase codes for MKKRIKIFLLLGLTLILVISGCAKNSELSKKEKLEDFNKLYKVLKENYPYFKVQKRKTGYNWLAHKDKFETMIANTQNNVEFYEVLKKIVQKVENGHTKVVGPQSYQKLKKLYNNVSKKEKYKDKVVPWVKVINNEKTKETYSLLLKQFREYKDNQKDVSNKSSYPEDKLKFKIIKDNKIAYVKIPRFSQDKRKKDYNKLIEFWKKTKDYSHLIIDIRGNSGGSDFYWIKNIVQPLLINPIEFKTYSAYKGGNYSIPFIKARVDKLYSTEELPNSKNYPPEVEKNFKYFSKKIKKIEPKNSIKFSGDIYVLVDKAVYSASETFSVFCKSTNWATLIGEKTGGDGIGFDPIFFSLPNSGLLIRFPVDMGLKPNGKANEEYHTVPDIRTNTPLKKVLNIIDRSDE; via the coding sequence ATGAAAAAAAGAATAAAAATCTTTTTATTGTTAGGGTTGACTTTGATTTTAGTGATAAGTGGTTGTGCTAAAAATAGTGAATTATCTAAGAAAGAAAAATTAGAGGATTTTAATAAACTATATAAAGTGTTGAAAGAAAATTACCCTTATTTTAAAGTGCAAAAAAGAAAAACAGGTTATAATTGGTTAGCTCATAAAGATAAATTTGAGACAATGATAGCTAATACACAAAATAATGTTGAGTTTTATGAAGTGCTGAAAAAGATAGTACAAAAAGTGGAAAATGGTCATACAAAAGTTGTTGGTCCTCAATCTTATCAAAAGTTAAAAAAATTATATAATAATGTTAGTAAAAAAGAAAAATATAAAGATAAAGTAGTTCCTTGGGTAAAAGTAATAAATAATGAAAAAACGAAAGAGACTTATTCTCTTTTGTTAAAACAATTTAGAGAATATAAAGATAATCAAAAGGATGTTAGTAATAAATCTTCATATCCAGAAGATAAATTAAAGTTTAAAATTATAAAAGATAATAAAATTGCATATGTTAAGATTCCTAGGTTTAGTCAAGATAAGAGAAAAAAGGATTATAATAAATTGATTGAGTTTTGGAAGAAAACAAAAGATTATTCTCATTTAATTATAGACATTAGAGGTAATTCAGGGGGATCAGACTTTTATTGGATAAAAAATATCGTGCAGCCTCTACTTATAAACCCAATTGAGTTCAAAACTTATTCTGCTTATAAAGGTGGCAACTATTCAATTCCCTTTATAAAAGCCAGAGTAGATAAATTATATTCGACAGAAGAATTACCTAATAGTAAAAATTATCCGCCAGAAGTTGAGAAAAATTTTAAGTATTTTAGTAAAAAAATTAAGAAGATAGAACCTAAAAACTCAATAAAGTTTAGTGGTGATATATATGTTTTAGTGGATAAAGCTGTTTATTCAGCTTCTGAGACCTTTTCTGTATTCTGTAAATCAACTAATTGGGCTACTTTAATTGGAGAAAAAACAGGTGGAGATGGAATAGGATTTGATCCTATTTTCTTTTCCCTTCCTAATAGTGGTCTTTTAATAAGATTTCCAGTAGATATGGGATTAAAACCTAATGGGAAAGCCAATGAAGAATATCATACTGTTCCTGATATAAGGACTAATACTCCTTTAAAGAAAGTACTTAATATTATAGATAGAAGTGATGAATAA
- a CDS encoding DUF5673 domain-containing protein, with the protein MQLSFYGVLSFVVTVLLSISLFYHLRFKLRLWNAKEVLYYQGTRYCRNKLFNLFLFKESTMVNGLIVLWLGIIIVEIIQFIFFNIELTETYFVFASSCAGFINSKNHRKLVVTKRGINTFSNFIGWKQIKSYDLQTEGLTNEDILNINLLDSKKTYSIKVSKGEEEKLERILEKNIG; encoded by the coding sequence TTGCAATTATCCTTTTATGGAGTTTTATCTTTTGTAGTAACAGTATTATTGAGTATTTCTTTATTTTATCATTTACGGTTTAAATTAAGATTATGGAATGCAAAAGAGGTTTTGTACTATCAAGGAACTAGGTATTGTAGAAATAAATTATTTAATTTGTTTTTATTTAAGGAGAGTACAATGGTTAATGGTTTGATTGTTTTATGGTTGGGAATTATTATAGTTGAAATAATTCAGTTTATATTTTTTAATATTGAATTAACAGAGACCTATTTTGTATTTGCAAGTTCATGTGCAGGGTTTATAAATTCAAAAAATCATCGAAAATTAGTAGTAACTAAGAGGGGAATCAATACTTTTTCTAATTTTATAGGCTGGAAGCAGATCAAATCTTATGATTTACAAACTGAAGGTCTTACTAACGAAGATATATTAAATATTAATTTATTAGATTCCAAAAAAACATATTCGATTAAAGTTTCAAAAGGGGAGGAAGAAAAATTGGAAAGGATATTAGAAAAAAATATTGGTTAA